TGGGCCAAGAAATTTAGTGCGCCGCGAAGCTTAAACGCGCCTATGGTTTGAAGGCACTCAGCTTTGAATAAAATACGGTGTCCCATCCACTTATTTAACAAGCTCGATTCCATAATGGGCGTACGCTTTACGTGGTCTTTTATTCTGCCATACGCTTGTACAACGTCGGAGTAGGAGAGTTGGGTTTCGCTTGAGTGCATGAGTAACGCCTTGTATCTGCATGGGAAACACGTTTATCTAAACGTAATCATTTATGTGTAAAGTTATACCCTACCACTTAAATATTAAAAGGCCATTTCATAAAATGTTCACAATAGCAGTTTAAAGTCCTTTTCTCTCGAATGAGAGGTAATCGAAATGCGCTCAAGATCTACCCACCGTATTTACGGGCTTCCGCTAGTGTTGTTCGTTTTTCTTTCCTTACTTTTTATTTCTGCTGGTGTTTATCTGGATAAAGAAGATAAGCGCGTAAGAGTTTCAAAAGCCCAGTCAGTGGCAGAGCAGGTAAAAATTAGCTTGGAAGTATTCTCTACCGAACGCATCCAAGCCGTTCACAATTTAATGCGTAACTGGCCAACCTTTGCGCCCAACCAGGTAGATTGGTTTAATGCGCAAGCAATGTCGTTGATGGGGATGCAGCGCGGCTATAGTTCGCTAACATTTGCTGATCAGAACGGCGTTATTCAATGGGTTGCTACGCCCTCCCATGGAATGAAAACCCGCTTATCGAACGAACTTATCGGTCAGCCACTCGCGTCGGTAGGGCTAACTATTCCCGCTCTGGCTGAATCGTTGGCGAGCACATTGGTACATTCGTCAGCAACGGGTCACTACCATATTGTTGTTGGTCGCTCTATTAGCCCTCAAGAACTTAATCACGGGTACTTATTGGCGGGCTTTGATGCGCAAACTATTTTGGGCGTTATGCTAGGCGAGCTAGAAGGTCCTCAGTTTAATTTTGCGCTTCGAGACTCGGGGCACACCCTATTTAGCAATGGTGAGTTGGTTAATGATGGAACCGTTATTACTACTGAGCCTTTTTCATTTATAGGTCGTCAGTTTTCGCTGTCTATGCAGACCGAAGTGGGGCGTTATAGTGCTGGTGTATTAGTTGCGGTAATAGGGCTTTTCATGTCGGCATTGGCCAGCTGGATTTTTCATAAGCAAATGAAAGGTGCGGTGCGTCTATCGATTAGTCAAAAGCGCTACCTTACGGCAAGTGAGGCCTCATTAGATGCGTTAGTTATTTATCGCCCTGCAGGCAATGATTATGAATTAGTTGAAGCAAACCGCTACAGTCGACTTCTATTTCGTGGGGCATGTGCAGAGTTAAGCACTAAAACACTGAAAGCTCAGTTAACGCTGCTAGGCAAAGCTGACCTGTTTGATAGTGTTGTTGCGGTGGCAACAAACAACACGCCCTTTGAAGAGTACGTCGCTATTAAGGAAAGTAAAATTGCGCCTGAATGGCTTAAGGTACAAGTGGTTAAGGCGGGTGACAATATTGCCTTAACCGCTAGGGATGTCACAGAAAGATTCAAAGCTCAGCGAGCACTTAAGAATAGCGAAGAGCGCTATAGGAGGCTTGTCGATGGCATGCATAGACACTTCGTTTATACCAAAACTGCTGAGCATAAGTTTATTTATGTGAGTGCTGGGATTGAAACTATTTTGGGGTTTACGCCAGACTATTTCATCGAAAAAGAGTCTCGACTGGTAAGGAAAATACCTGATGAGACCTTCAATATACGAATGAAATCGGGGCAGGGGGTAAAACCCGATCCTTATTTGGTTCACTACACCAGCTGTGAAGGAAAAGAATTGGTACTAGAGTTTTCAGATACGCCTATCTTGAATGAGTCTGGTGCCCTAATTGCAGTGGAAGGTATTGCAAAAGATGTAACCAAAGAGCAGGCGCTGCAAGAAGAAGTCGCCTATCAGGCCAATCATGATCAACTCACAGGTCTACTCAACCGCTATGCTTTTGACAAACAACTCCGTGATATTTTAGAGGCGAATTCAGCCGATACGCCTGATAAAAATACAGACGTGAAAAGAGACAACGTCACTACCATATACCCTTCACTAATCTCGGCTAATACCACTAATCCTGGCGTAATGTGCTTTATTGACATGGACAGGTTTAAGTTAGTCAACGACAGCTGTGGTCACCCCGCTGGCGATAAGTTACTTCAAGAAGTGTCTACTATATTTCGGCAGCACATTAGCGACAAAGACTTGCTTGCCCGAATAGGGGGCGACGAATTTTGTATTATTTATCACGAACAGCCTCTCGATAAGGTAAAAATAAAGCTCGATAAGCTGTTAAAGGCTATCTCTACTTACCGGTTTATGTATGAAGATAAGCTATTTTTCGTTGGGGCGAGCATTGGTGTCATTGAAATAAATCCACAAGAACATAATGCGGCAGAGCTTATCAAGGCCGCTGACAATGCCTGCTACAAGGCCAAGCATTTAGGACGAAATAGATACTTTGTTTACCATGCTCACGATGCACAACTGAACATGGATAACAGCGAAAATGATGTATTACACACCCTGCATAAAGCGCTGCAGTTCGATGGTTTTGAATTATATAGCCAAGCCATTATGCCCCTTAATGGCATAACTGAAGACGATACCAACGGCCTTGAACACTATGAAATTCTTATACGCTTAACCGGAAGTGATGGCACGCTTATTAGCCCAGGTTTGTTTATACCTCTTGCCGAGCGTCATGGCTTGATGAACAAAGTGGACTACTGGGTGGTAGACAATACACTAAAGACATTAGAGGCCAATCCACTGCATGTAGACAATGTGGCTAAAGTAGCGATTAACTTGTCGGGAATTACCCTCGGCGATGAAATCACCTTGTTAAAAATTACCCAGCGGCTTCAAGGTACGACAGTACCACTAGAAAAAATTTGCTTTGAAATCACAGAAACCACAGCCGTCACTAACTTAAGTGCGGCCAAACATTTTATTTCCACCCTTCGGGAAATAGGGTGCAGCTTTGCCCTCGACGACTTTGGTGCCGGAATGTCGTCGTTCACTTACCTTAAAAACTTGGATGTTGATTACGTCAAGATTGACGGTTCCTTCGTTCGAAATATTGTTCACGATCCGATTGATCATGCTACAGTTACTGCGATAAATAATATTGCTCACAGTATGGGTAAGCAAACGGTGGCGGAGTTTGTGGTAGATACCGCAACGGCAAATGTACTAAAGGCACTACAGGTAGACTATGGTCAAGGTTTTGCCTTAGACAAGCCTAAGCCCCTTGCCCATCGCGTACAGTGGCTTACAAAACTCGTGTCTGTTTAGGAGAATAAAATGGGCTTATTTGACACCTTGCTAGGTAACGCTAGTGAAACCAGTGCTGAAGCGGTAAATGAAGAACTCTCACCCATATTGGCTGAAAATGAAACCGTCACCGCAGCATTTAAACTAGTAAGAGATTTAAGCGTATTTACCAATAAGCGACTAATTCTTATTGATAAGCAAGGGCTAACGGGCAGAAAGGTTAACTACCATTCTATTCCTTATAAGTCGATTACCCAGTTTGTGGTAGAAACGGCAGGACACTTCGATACCGATGCAGAACTAAAAATATGGTTATCAGGTAAAAGTGACGCTATAGAAATTGAGTTAAGTAAAGCATCTGCGCAAGATGTACAGAAAAACTTAGCCAATCAGATGTTTGCTTAATTCTATATTGATGAACGGCTGGGGTTTCACGGCGGTTTGAAATAGAGAAAGTGAAGTATAAATAAAAACGGCGGTGCTTTTAAAAGCCCCGCCGTTTTTTTATTTACCGTTTTTCTCAACGCCTAAAATTTAAAACCTTATTGCTCAGGCGTTAAATTTCTGTCGAAGAAGTTAGTAATGGTTTTGTACAAGTGAATACCCGTTTGCTTACCACGAATGCTGTGCTTCTTACCTGGGTAATCCATGGTTTCAAATGGAATTGCCAAATCTTGAAGATGCTTGTATAGCATCGTAGAGTGGGTGAACAGTACGTTATCGTCAGCCATTCCGTGATAAATAAGCAAGTCACCTTTTAAGTCTTTCGCGTAAGGGAATACGGAAGAGGCTGTGTATGCATCGTCATCAGTTTTAGGGTTGCCCATATAGCGTTCAGTGTAATGCGTATCGTACAAGCGCCAGTCGGTAACGGGAGCACCAGACACACCTGCTTGGAAGTAGTCGCCCGCTTTAAACATGGTCATTAGCGTCATGTAACCGCCATAACTGTGGCCATGAACACCAATACGCTTAGCATCTACATACGGTAGGGTTCGCAAGAACTCAACACCAGCGACTTGGTCGTCAACTTCTACAAAGCCCATTTTCTTATAGATAGGATCTTCAAATGCCTTTCCACGGTAGTTAGAGCCTCTGTTATCAAGGGTAAACACTACATAGCCTTTATCTACCCAATGCTGCATCAGTAACCCGCGGTTACCTGCCCAGCTATTCGTCACAACTTGCGCGTGTGGACCACCGTAAAGATACACAATAACAGGGTGTTTCTTTTCAAGGTTTTCAGGTTTGTAAATACGGTACTTTAAGGTTGCGCCGTCTTTGGTGGTAATGTCGCCAAATTCAGGTTTAGTCCACGTGTCCATGTAGGGATATAGCGGGTGGCCTTCTTCTACCTTATTTTCTTCAAGCCATGTAATACGCTTGCCAGAGGCATCATTTAAACTTACTTGGGCAGGTGAGTTAATAGTAGATAAACGGTCGATAAAGATGGAGGCATCTTTACTGAATGACACACTGTGATAAGCGCCTTCATTGGTAATACGTGAAATATCGCCACCGTCTAACGATACCGAATAGGCATGGCTTTCAAGCGGCGTGTCTTTACGGCCCGCGAAATAAATTCGATTATTCTTGGCATCAACCGCTTCAATGTTATCAACCACCCAATCGCCTTGAGTTAACTGGCGAACTAACTTGCCACTGTTCTCGTAAAGGTAAAGGTGCTTGAAGCCATCTCGCTCAGAAGCCCAAATAAACTGGTCTGAGTCAGACAAAAAGTATAAATCGTTGTGTAAGTTAACCCACGTATTACTGGTTTCGCTTAACAGTACGCTCTGCTTTTCTGTTGGAACGTTATACGCTCGCAGCTCAAGAGTCTGTTGGTCGCGAGTTTGCCACTGATAGGTGAAAGTTTCACTGTTAGGCATCCATTTACCGCGGGCAAGGTATATGTCTTTGTCTTCGCCTAAGTCTACCCATCTACGTGCACCGTTATTGATATTCTGGATAGCAAGCTCAACAAGTACATTGTTGGTGCCTGCTTTGGGGTATTTTTGTTCTATGGTTTTAATGTCGTCGGCATAAATTTCTGACCGAGAAATCACATCTACAGGGCTTTCATCTACTTTGGTAAATGCAATAAAGCTTTCATCTGGTGACCACCAGTAACCAGTCATTCTGCCCATTTCTTCTTGAGCAACGAATTCGGCCATACCAAATTTAATGTTACCGCCGCCTTCTTTTGTGATGGCGGTTTCTTTGCCTGACTCAATATGTTTTACAAACAAGTTTTGGTCGCGAATGAAAGAAATGTAATTTCCTTTAGGAGAAAGCTTAATATCAGTCTCGAATACGTCGGTATCAAGAAGTTGTTTTGCCCCTTTTTCGCCGAGTTTGTGGTAATACACATCACCACCAAGCGGGAAAAGGAGGGCCTTACCGTCTGCAGACCATTGATAGCTTACAATGCCACTACCCGACAGACGCATACGTTCGCGACGGGCTTTTTCTTCGTCACTTAACACTTCTTCGCCACTTTGAAGGTCATTTGAATCGAACAATAGGCGGGTTTCGCCACTGTCTATATGGTATTCCCATAAATCGAGACGTTCATAATCGGTCTGTTTTCCTTTTAAGAACGTAACTCTTTCTCCATCTGGAGAAACTTTAAGTGCACGAGGCGCATTGCCATCAAGGGAAGGAGAAGCGAAAATACGCTCAATATCGAGCGGTGCGGCCTGTACAGCGGTAGAGAGCATAGCGGCTCCTATTAAAAAGGCTTTTTTCATTTTTATCTGCATATTTTTAACTGTCGAATGGTTGATTGTAGAGAAACTGTCTTAGGATACAAGGTACTAAGTATGAAAACCGCAATGGTGCTAGGAGCGACCGGATTAGTGGGACGAACGTTGGTAAATATACTTTTACAGGACCGTCGCTACAGCGAAGTGACCTGTTTGGTTAGAAAACCGCTGCAGTCTAGTCAATTTTCCGACCCATATAATAGGTTAAAACCCGTGGTTATCGATTTTAATAACCTGCAGGACTACCAAGGGTATTTTAGTGTTGATCACGTGTATTGCTGTTTAGGTACCACACTTAAACAAGCTGGCTCTAAATCGGCGTTTAGGCGCGTTGATTTCGAATACGTGCATATTGCCGCGCAACTAACCCGTGCCCAGCGAACCGGCAGCTTTGTGTGGATCTCATCGGTAGGGGCTGATGCAAAAAGCAGTAACTTTTATTTACGGGTGAAAGGCGAGTTAGAAAACGCGATAATGCGCATGCCTCAGCTTCCACATGCGGCAGCAGTACGTCCTTCACTTTTATTAGGTGCGCGAAGCGAATCTCGCACTCTTGAAGATGTGGCACAAAAAACTGCACCTGCTTGGAAAATGCTGATGCAAGGGCCGTTGAAAAAATACCGCCCAGTGCATGCTTCCGATGTAGCAAGAAACATGATGACAAGGCAAAAGTGGTAGCGTTAGAGCATCACGTTCTAGAAAACACAAACAAAAACATAAAGAGAACCACCATGTTTCGCTGCAAGCAATTTGTTGTTAATCAAACCAATTGTGCCATGAAGGTAAATACCGACAGTATGATTTTAGGTAGTTGGGCTAAGCCTAATCAAAGTGCGCATATTCTTGATATAGGCACTGGCACGGGCATTCTCGCGCTAATGATGGCGCAACAGTCTTTAGCATCGGCAAAAATCACCGCTATCGATATCGACGAAGGCGCAGCACTGCAAGCAAGCGCAAACGTAGGGGCTTCGCCCTGGCCAACAAAAATAGTGGTGCAGCACACCAAGTTGTCCGACTTAGTAGCGGATAACACTTTCGATTTTATCGTGTCTAATCCGCCCTATTTCGAGCAGGTAAAAGGCCATAGTCATGCCTACAATTCGCAAAGTGACACTAGAGAACAGGCTAGGCAAACTGTTTCACTTACTCCAGCGCATCTATTTTCATTTGTCATTGAGCACCTTACCAGTACGGGTGAGTTCTATTGCCTTTATCCTTTTGCTCGGGAGAGCGAAATTACAGACTTAGCTGCTGAAATAGGCTTAGCCACGAATCGTATATTAAGAGTGCAGCACAATGACCAACACTCCCCTTATGTGACGGTATTTTGTATGAGTAAACAACACAAAAAGAGCGTTATTGAGAATTTGGTAATTAGAGATGAATCCGGAGATTACTCAAGTCGTTTCAAAGCGCTTTGCCGCGATTTTTATTTACGCTTTTAACACAGGTAGTTTGGCATGTTGATTGTAGCTGAAGCGTTCGGTGCTATTGCCGTCGTACTCAATTTTATAGGTTATAGACAAAATAGAGTTGAGCGCTATTTGTTTATCTCTGCCTTTGCTTTGCTGAGCTTAAGCGTGCACTTCTTTATGCTTGATGCCATGGCTGCCGGCGTGGGTACATGCTTAGCGGGGTTACGTAATTTCATTGCTATTAAAAACCGTAGTCGATGGGTTCTGTTTATTTTCGTGGCCGCCAATATCCTATTCATGCTGTATGAGTGGTTTATTCTGCACCATGACTGGAACATTTTTATCGCCTATGCGTCATCCCTCATTTTTACGATAGGCTCAATTGTCTTAAAGGAAACAGACAAAATAAGACGATATTTTTTGCTCGCAGAAACACTAGGGCTTATGTACGCCCTCTCAGTAGGTAGTATTTTTGGTACCGTTTTTAATATCAGTAACTTATTTAGTATTGTGACAAAGATGATTAGTGATAAAAAGAAGGTAAACCATTAGTCTAAAGTGGCTGAGCGAGGTTTTTAAAAAGCCTTTTAAAACATTGCTTTATGCTTTCTACTTTATGCTAATAAGCCAAAGTTGAATTTAATCACACCACTTCAATGGGTATAAAGAATCATCTGAGGGTATCAGGCCTCAGATTTTTACCTTGCAAGAGTATTTGTAAACTCTTCCGTAGTCTGAGAAGTGGTGTATTTTATGAATGTAGTGAACTTGCACGCTCATCGAGTGACATCGCTTGCCGATAGTCATATTGATGAAGCAGCCGAGCCCTGTGCGAAGCTGATTGGTGGTCAGTCTAAAGAAGAGACTGAACAGCTGTGGAAAAAGCGTCTTAACTTATATGTTAGCGCAGAAAAAAAGTTGTTAAAAATTAAACGACTGCGTAAAGTGACAGGGGTTATTACCTTAGCCTGTATGGGAGCATTATTTTTCTCTTTGTACATGGCTCCTATTCTTACCCCGTTCGTGTTTTTCAGTATGGTAGTGGTAATGGCTTTGGGCGTGGCAACGTACCCGGCTTGGTTCTTATTGGGTCGTAGTAGCCAGAAAACGCGCGACAGCATTTCTCGAATGTTTTACCAGAGTAACCACGAGCTCGAAATTGCAGACGGTAAGGTTACGTTAATCAATAGAGCGAGCTATGCTAACGTGACTCACGTTAATATTATGGATAGTAACCTTGGGCAATTCGTTAACTAATAAGCACCACACTCGTTATCTTCTAATTGCCCTGCTTATTGCATCCACGCTCCTAGGATTATTGCTTCTAGCCCCTATGGACGCAGCAGGTCAACTGGTCTCTTCTTCCATTATTTTGGTTATCATCTCAATATGTAGCCGTGAAGCCAATTTCGCACAACGGTTTCAATATTTCTTTAGAACACTCGCGCTGGTACTTGGTATCGCTATAACCTTGCGCTATTTATTCTGGCGGGGCTTATATACTCTTTCTGCCACTGATGTATTTTCATTTATTGCCATATGGCTTCTTTTTTTAGCTGAAATTTATGCTGGAATTACTTCAATTCTAGGGTGTATTGTCAATGTGTTCCCACTTAGTCGCCCCCAGCTTTCTCTTGATGATATAGATAGAACGCAGTTGCCCACTGTCGATGTCATGATCCCCACCTACAATGAATCACAAGACATTTTAGAAATCACTATTCGAGCAGCCAAAGTGATGGATTATCCTGCTGACAAAGTCAGTATTCATCTGTTGGATGACGGCGGTACCGACGAAAAAATAAATCAAGCAGAGGCAAAGAAAGCGCAAATAGCCGTAGAGCGCCGCGCAGAATTGAAGGCGCTTTGTGAAAGGCTAGGAGTTACCTACCATACACGAGCGCAGAACCTTTACGCAAAAGCAGGTAACGTGAACAGCGCCATTAATAATACCTCTGGTGAGCTTATTGTTATTTTAGATGCAGACCACGTGCCCACTAGCGACTTTTTAAGCCGAACTGTGCCTTGGATGGTTAAGAAAGAAAAAGTGTTTTTGGTACAAACCCCTCACTTTATGGCGAACCCAGACCCCGTCGAACGAAACTATTTCTCGGCGTTTACCCGTATGCCTTCTGAAAACGACATGTTTTACGGCACTATTCAAAAGGGCTTAGATTACTGGTCTAGTTCGTTTTTTTGTGGGTCGGCTGCGTTAATGCGCAGGGCACATTTAGAGTTAGTCGGGGGGATCTCGGGAGAGTCTATTACCGAGGATGCAGAAACCGCTTTAGACTTACATAAAATGGGCTATGAATCAGTGTATGTTGACCGCCCGATGGTAAGCGGATTAGCGCCAGAAACCTTTGATGCTTTCATACAGCAAAGGATGCGCTGGGCACAGGGAATGACCCAAATTCTATTGCTGAAAAAACCCTATAACGCGAAGGGATTGTCTTGGTATCAACGCGTTGGCTACATGAGCTCTATAATGTTTTGGCTGTTTCCCTTCGCACGGGTTGTCTTTCTGCTAATGCCGCTTGGTTATTTGGTGTTTGGGCTACAGGTTTACCATGCCTCGATGATGGAAATTCTGGCGTTCACCATGCCCCATGTTATCGCAACATACATGATTTCCACCATGCTATTTGGGCGAACCCGATGGCCGCTGGTTTCTGAGTTATACGAAATTTTACAGTGCGCATTCACACTGATGGCGCTCATCAAGGTATTTTTAAAACCTCGCGCGCCCTCATTTGTGGTTACCCCGAAAGGGGAGAGTTTAGATAAGAACTTTGTTTCGCCACTTTCTAACGTGTTCTACTGGATAACCGCATTGCTTTCGTTTGCCATGATCATCGGCATTTATAAATTCATTAATGAACCGCTTACCCGAGAGCTCACGCTAGTTGTGCTGCTATGGAATGGTTTCAATTTATTACTTTTGTTCAGCGCTATGAGTGTATTGCTTGAGCGTAAACAACTGAGAAGCCAATCACGACTACCCGCCACCGATAACGTGGTGATTAGAACGCACGAAGGGCAAGCTTGGGTAGGAGAGCTAAACGACTTGTCTTCTAGCGGGGTAAAGGTACAAATTAGGGGGGATTTATCGATAATTCCATCTAATGTGGTATTAACTTCTTGGACAGAAGCGCTAAAATCTAATGTAGATTTAAATATGAAAGTCGTCGAATTTGATAGCGATAAGAAGACGTTACGTGCAACCTTCAATCCACAAAGTGATGTGGAACGAAATAACGTTGTGGCCTATTGTTTATGTGACAGTAGACGCTGGCAATCGTTTCAACGACGCCGAACTCGCCCGATTTCATATTGGTTTGGTATGCGACATGTTCTAAATGTAGGACTAGGCCCTATATTTGCTCATTTGTTTTTCTTACTAAAAAAGCTGCTTCTACGAATTAAAATGCGTTCTGGGGTATTGAAGGAATAATAATGATAAAACCTTACTTCTTACTGATGTTTAGCTTGTTTTTCTCTGTAAGCATCATGGCTGAAACACAAACTTTTCGACTTAGTGATTTTTATGCTGGTGACAGTATTGCGCGATTAGAAGGGAAATCTAGTAGCGTGGATATCGCAATACCGCTAAGTGCTATTAGTGATATATCGAAGGCCTCTCTTAGAATAGAAATTGTGAGTTCACAGGCGCTCGTTGAGAAACGTTCACAAATGTATGTGCGATTTAACAATGCCACCATTGGGCAAATAGCTTACTCCCCAAACCAACCCACTATTATCTCAACCATTGATATTCCTTCTCAGCTTTGGCGCGAGGGGTTTAATAATTTAACCTTGGCAGTTAGCCAGCACTACGCCATGCAATGCGTAAACGGTAGCGCTCCGGAATTATGGAGCGAGGTGAACCTTTATACTTCTTCGCTTACAGTAGATGCTGATATTGACGTGGATAATTTTGGTATTAAAGATTTATCGGGATTTTTTAGTGCAGGTATAGGCGGGCAACGCAGTGTTCAATTACTTACTGCTGAGGATGCCGATAGCGAAATTATCGAAAAAACGTTGCCGTTAGTGGCACAGGCGCTGGCCCTTAGAAACCAATATCAACCTCTTAGCATCATGCATACGCCCATTCCACAGGGGTATGTTTTACCTAAAGTTACTCAACAAGATGAGGAGTTTTGGAGTGAAAATAGAATAGGCGCGTATGAAAAAACGGCATGGTATTTAGCTGAAGACAAAACGCGGGA
The nucleotide sequence above comes from Alteromonas naphthalenivorans. Encoded proteins:
- a CDS encoding EAL and GGDEF domain-containing protein, whose amino-acid sequence is MRSRSTHRIYGLPLVLFVFLSLLFISAGVYLDKEDKRVRVSKAQSVAEQVKISLEVFSTERIQAVHNLMRNWPTFAPNQVDWFNAQAMSLMGMQRGYSSLTFADQNGVIQWVATPSHGMKTRLSNELIGQPLASVGLTIPALAESLASTLVHSSATGHYHIVVGRSISPQELNHGYLLAGFDAQTILGVMLGELEGPQFNFALRDSGHTLFSNGELVNDGTVITTEPFSFIGRQFSLSMQTEVGRYSAGVLVAVIGLFMSALASWIFHKQMKGAVRLSISQKRYLTASEASLDALVIYRPAGNDYELVEANRYSRLLFRGACAELSTKTLKAQLTLLGKADLFDSVVAVATNNTPFEEYVAIKESKIAPEWLKVQVVKAGDNIALTARDVTERFKAQRALKNSEERYRRLVDGMHRHFVYTKTAEHKFIYVSAGIETILGFTPDYFIEKESRLVRKIPDETFNIRMKSGQGVKPDPYLVHYTSCEGKELVLEFSDTPILNESGALIAVEGIAKDVTKEQALQEEVAYQANHDQLTGLLNRYAFDKQLRDILEANSADTPDKNTDVKRDNVTTIYPSLISANTTNPGVMCFIDMDRFKLVNDSCGHPAGDKLLQEVSTIFRQHISDKDLLARIGGDEFCIIYHEQPLDKVKIKLDKLLKAISTYRFMYEDKLFFVGASIGVIEINPQEHNAAELIKAADNACYKAKHLGRNRYFVYHAHDAQLNMDNSENDVLHTLHKALQFDGFELYSQAIMPLNGITEDDTNGLEHYEILIRLTGSDGTLISPGLFIPLAERHGLMNKVDYWVVDNTLKTLEANPLHVDNVAKVAINLSGITLGDEITLLKITQRLQGTTVPLEKICFEITETTAVTNLSAAKHFISTLREIGCSFALDDFGAGMSSFTYLKNLDVDYVKIDGSFVRNIVHDPIDHATVTAINNIAHSMGKQTVAEFVVDTATANVLKALQVDYGQGFALDKPKPLAHRVQWLTKLVSV
- a CDS encoding PH domain-containing protein: MGLFDTLLGNASETSAEAVNEELSPILAENETVTAAFKLVRDLSVFTNKRLILIDKQGLTGRKVNYHSIPYKSITQFVVETAGHFDTDAELKIWLSGKSDAIEIELSKASAQDVQKNLANQMFA
- a CDS encoding S9 family peptidase — encoded protein: MKKAFLIGAAMLSTAVQAAPLDIERIFASPSLDGNAPRALKVSPDGERVTFLKGKQTDYERLDLWEYHIDSGETRLLFDSNDLQSGEEVLSDEEKARRERMRLSGSGIVSYQWSADGKALLFPLGGDVYYHKLGEKGAKQLLDTDVFETDIKLSPKGNYISFIRDQNLFVKHIESGKETAITKEGGGNIKFGMAEFVAQEEMGRMTGYWWSPDESFIAFTKVDESPVDVISRSEIYADDIKTIEQKYPKAGTNNVLVELAIQNINNGARRWVDLGEDKDIYLARGKWMPNSETFTYQWQTRDQQTLELRAYNVPTEKQSVLLSETSNTWVNLHNDLYFLSDSDQFIWASERDGFKHLYLYENSGKLVRQLTQGDWVVDNIEAVDAKNNRIYFAGRKDTPLESHAYSVSLDGGDISRITNEGAYHSVSFSKDASIFIDRLSTINSPAQVSLNDASGKRITWLEENKVEEGHPLYPYMDTWTKPEFGDITTKDGATLKYRIYKPENLEKKHPVIVYLYGGPHAQVVTNSWAGNRGLLMQHWVDKGYVVFTLDNRGSNYRGKAFEDPIYKKMGFVEVDDQVAGVEFLRTLPYVDAKRIGVHGHSYGGYMTLMTMFKAGDYFQAGVSGAPVTDWRLYDTHYTERYMGNPKTDDDAYTASSVFPYAKDLKGDLLIYHGMADDNVLFTHSTMLYKHLQDLAIPFETMDYPGKKHSIRGKQTGIHLYKTITNFFDRNLTPEQ
- a CDS encoding NAD(P)H-binding protein, with the protein product MKTAMVLGATGLVGRTLVNILLQDRRYSEVTCLVRKPLQSSQFSDPYNRLKPVVIDFNNLQDYQGYFSVDHVYCCLGTTLKQAGSKSAFRRVDFEYVHIAAQLTRAQRTGSFVWISSVGADAKSSNFYLRVKGELENAIMRMPQLPHAAAVRPSLLLGARSESRTLEDVAQKTAPAWKMLMQGPLKKYRPVHASDVARNMMTRQKW
- a CDS encoding tRNA1(Val) (adenine(37)-N6)-methyltransferase, with product MFRCKQFVVNQTNCAMKVNTDSMILGSWAKPNQSAHILDIGTGTGILALMMAQQSLASAKITAIDIDEGAALQASANVGASPWPTKIVVQHTKLSDLVADNTFDFIVSNPPYFEQVKGHSHAYNSQSDTREQARQTVSLTPAHLFSFVIEHLTSTGEFYCLYPFARESEITDLAAEIGLATNRILRVQHNDQHSPYVTVFCMSKQHKKSVIENLVIRDESGDYSSRFKALCRDFYLRF
- a CDS encoding YgjV family protein — encoded protein: MLIVAEAFGAIAVVLNFIGYRQNRVERYLFISAFALLSLSVHFFMLDAMAAGVGTCLAGLRNFIAIKNRSRWVLFIFVAANILFMLYEWFILHHDWNIFIAYASSLIFTIGSIVLKETDKIRRYFLLAETLGLMYALSVGSIFGTVFNISNLFSIVTKMISDKKKVNH
- the bcsA gene encoding UDP-forming cellulose synthase catalytic subunit, whose translation is MGNSLTNKHHTRYLLIALLIASTLLGLLLLAPMDAAGQLVSSSIILVIISICSREANFAQRFQYFFRTLALVLGIAITLRYLFWRGLYTLSATDVFSFIAIWLLFLAEIYAGITSILGCIVNVFPLSRPQLSLDDIDRTQLPTVDVMIPTYNESQDILEITIRAAKVMDYPADKVSIHLLDDGGTDEKINQAEAKKAQIAVERRAELKALCERLGVTYHTRAQNLYAKAGNVNSAINNTSGELIVILDADHVPTSDFLSRTVPWMVKKEKVFLVQTPHFMANPDPVERNYFSAFTRMPSENDMFYGTIQKGLDYWSSSFFCGSAALMRRAHLELVGGISGESITEDAETALDLHKMGYESVYVDRPMVSGLAPETFDAFIQQRMRWAQGMTQILLLKKPYNAKGLSWYQRVGYMSSIMFWLFPFARVVFLLMPLGYLVFGLQVYHASMMEILAFTMPHVIATYMISTMLFGRTRWPLVSELYEILQCAFTLMALIKVFLKPRAPSFVVTPKGESLDKNFVSPLSNVFYWITALLSFAMIIGIYKFINEPLTRELTLVVLLWNGFNLLLLFSAMSVLLERKQLRSQSRLPATDNVVIRTHEGQAWVGELNDLSSSGVKVQIRGDLSIIPSNVVLTSWTEALKSNVDLNMKVVEFDSDKKTLRATFNPQSDVERNNVVAYCLCDSRRWQSFQRRRTRPISYWFGMRHVLNVGLGPIFAHLFFLLKKLLLRIKMRSGVLKE